The nucleotide sequence GCCCTCTCCATCAGGACGCTCGGCCTCAACTTCTCCGGCGAGGGGGCGCGCCTGGTCCGCATCGTGGGGATCCTCGTGGGCGCCTACATCCTCCTCCGGATCATCGGCCTCGCCGCCCTCCACCTGGAGCGGTTGGTGGAGGGGACCGAGTCCGGGGTGCTTTCGGAAGCCCAGCGCCGGGCCAGGACGCTGGGGAAGATCATCAACAGCATCGGCTGCGTCCTGGTCATAGGGGTGTCCGCCATGCTGATCCTGGACCAGTTCGGGATCAACATCATGCCCATCATCACCGGGGCGGGGATCGCGGGATTGGCCGTGGGGTTCGGGGCCCAGAACCTCGTGCGCGACGTGATCAGCGGTTTCTTCCTCATCCTCGAGGACCAGATCCGCGTCGGCGACGTCGCCCGGATCAACGGCACCGGGGGGGCCGTGGAGGCCATCCGGCTGCGCACCACCATCCTGAGGGACATGGACGGGACGGTCCACATCTTCCCGAACGGGGAAATCAAGGCCGTCTCCAACCTGACCAAGGAATACGCCTATTACGTGGTCGACCTGGGGATCGCCTACAAGGAAAACGTGGACGAGGTGATGGAGGTGTTGCGCGGAATCGGGGCCGAACTGGCGGAGGACCCGGAGTACCGCCCCTACATCCTGGAGCCGCTGGAGGTCCTGGGGGTGGACGATTTCGGCGACTCCCAGGTGACGCTCAAGCTCCGGATCAAGACCCTCCCGCTCAAGCAGTGGGCGGTGGGGCGCGAACTGCGCCGGCGGATCAAGAACGGCTTCGACGGCAGGGGGATCGAGATCCCCTTCCCGCACCTGAGCGTCTACTGGGGCGAAGCCAGCCGCCCCTTCGAGGCATCTGTGAAGAAACAGGAGCCGTGACCACCCCCGGCCGAGGTGTCATTCCCGGCCCTTGTCGCGCACCGGCCGGGAGTTGGGCCCCCGCCCCTGGGAGAGGACGCTCTCCGGGGGGATGCTTTCGGTCAGCCACACGTTCCCGCCGATGACGGAGCGCGCCCCGACGGTGATTCTCCCGAGGATGGTCGCGCCGGCGTAGATGACCACGTCGTCCCCGATGACGGGATGGCGGTCGACCCCCTTGATGGGCACCCCCTTCTCATCGAGCGGGAAGCTCTTCGCCCCGAGCGTAACCCCCTGGTAGATCCGCACCCGGTCCCCGATGACGGCGGTCTCCCCGATCACCACCCCCGTGCCGTGATCGATGAAGAACCTCCGGCCGACCCGGGCCCCGGGGTGGATGTCGATCCCGGTGACGCTGTGGGCGTTCTCCCCGATGATCCTGGGGATCACCGGCACCTCGAGGTCGTAGAGTTCGTGGGCGACGCGGTGGTTGGTGATCGCGAAAACCCCCGGATAGCAGAAGATGGTTTCGCCCGGGCTCTTGGCCGCCGGGTCCCCGTCGTAGGCGGCGCGCACATCCTCCATGAGGAGCGCCATCACCTCGGGCACCCTTTCGAGGAACCGGCGCGTGATCCCCGCGGCCCGGGCCCTGCACTCGACCGGGTTGTCGTCGCCTCCGGGGCACACGAAACAGAACCCGCGCCGGATCTGCTCCTCGAGCGCGATGGCGACGCGGTCCAGGATCGCACCCACATGAAGGGTCAGCGCTTCCGGGTTGAATTCGGCCAGGTGGAAGAAGCCGGGAAACAGGACGGACCGGAGCTGCTGCATGATCTCCAGGCAGCTCGAGCGTGACGGGAGCCGCGCCCCGCACTCCTTCGGAACATTCGGCAGGAACTCGTGCCGCCGGCTCACCTCGACGAGCCGCCGGGCGATTTCGGAAATGGGCACCCCGTCTCTTCCGCTCATTTGCATCACCCCCTGTCCTTTCGATCCCTTTCCGGACTAATATATCATTTTCCCCGGCACCCGGCCCCGCTGGACAGGAAATACCGGAACGGGCGCCTCTTCGCACGGAGGCAGAGACGAAGCCATGAAACCGATCCACACCTTCACCGTGATCCCCAGGCTCCCGGCGGCGCTCGAGCGCCTGCGCGATCTCGCCTACAACCTGCGCTGGGCATGGAACCACGACACCATCGAGCTGTTCCGCCGCCTCGACCGCGACCTCTGGGAGGAGAGCGGGCACAATCCCGTGCGCATGCTGGGATCGCTCGACCAGAAGCGCGTGGAGGAAGCCGCGGCGGACGACTCCTTTCTGGCCTATTTCGAGCACGTCCTCGCCGATTTCGACGCCTACATGGAAAGCCGCGGGAGCTGGTTCCGCAAAGCCCACCCGGAAGCGGAAGACTCCGTGATCGCCTACTTTTCCGCGGAGTTCGGCCTGACCGAGTGCCTCTCCATCTTCGCCGGGGGCCTCGGCATCCTCTCCGGAGACCACCTGAAGGCTTCGAGCGACCTGGGATTGCCGCTCGTGGGCGTCGGCCTGTTCTACCAGCAGGGTTACTTCCAGCAGTACCTGAACGCTTCCGGGTGGCAGCAGGAGGCCTACGCCGACAACGACTTCCACACCCTCCCGGCCGCTCTCCAGAGAAGGCCCGACGGCAGCGAACTGAGGATAGAGGTGCCCCTGCCCGGACGGAACGTGGCCGCCCGGATCTGGCGCGTCAACGTGGGGCGCGTGGGGCTCTACCTGCTCGACACCAACATCCCCGAGAACGCCCGGGACGAAGACCGCGACCTTACCGACCAGCTGTACGGGGGGGACCTCGAGTACCGGCTCCGGCAGGAGATCCTGCTCGGCATCGGGGGATACCGGGCCCTGGAGGCGCTCGGCATCCGCCCGACCGTCTATCACATGAACGAGGGGCACTCGGCCTTCCTGTCGCTGGAATTGACCCGCAACCTGATCCGGGACCGATCCCTCTCCTTCGCCCAGGCCCGCGAACTGGCCTCCGCCGCCCTCGTCTTCACCACCCATACCCCCGTGGCCGCGGGGCACGACTATTTCCCCTCCGCGCTGATGGAGCGCCACTTCTCTTCCTATGCCGCGGAACTGGGGATCTCCCTGGAGGATTTCATCGCCCTGGGCCGGCGCGACCCCGCGCGCAGGGACGAGAGCTTCTGCATGACGGTGCTGGCCCTGCGGATGGCGGCCTCCAGCAACGGCGTCAGCCGCCTCCACGGGGAGGTCAGCCGCGGGCTCTGGAAGGACCTCTGGCCCGACGTCCCCGAGCGGGAGATCCCGATCACCCACATCACCAACGCGGTCCATTTCCAGTCCTGGATTTCGCAGGAGATGAACCAGCTGTACGAGCGTTACCTGGGTCCCGGCTGGAAGACGCAGCCGTCCGCGGAGAACGTCTGGGACCGGATCGAATCGATCTCGTCGGAAAGCCTCTGGCGCACCCACGAGCTCCGCCGGGAGCGCCTCGTCGCCTTCGCCCGAAGGCAGCTGCGCCTGCAGCTGGAGCGCCGGGGGGCCCCGCAGGCGGAGATCGCCGCGGCCCAGGACGCGCTGGACCCGGAGATCCTGACGATCGGTTTCGCCCGCCGCTTCGCCACCTACAAGAGGGGGACCCTGCTGCTGCGTGACCGCCGCCGCCTGGCCGCCATCCTCAACGACCCGAAGCGCCCCGTCCAGGTGATCTTCGCGGGAAAGGCCCACCCCAGGGACGACGAGGGAAAGGAGCTGATCCGCCAGATCACCGCCCTGGCGCGGGAACCGGAATTCCGGCGCCGCATCGTCTTCGTCGAGGATTACGACATGAGTGTC is from Acidobacteriota bacterium and encodes:
- a CDS encoding glycosyltransferase family 1 protein; amino-acid sequence: MKPIHTFTVIPRLPAALERLRDLAYNLRWAWNHDTIELFRRLDRDLWEESGHNPVRMLGSLDQKRVEEAAADDSFLAYFEHVLADFDAYMESRGSWFRKAHPEAEDSVIAYFSAEFGLTECLSIFAGGLGILSGDHLKASSDLGLPLVGVGLFYQQGYFQQYLNASGWQQEAYADNDFHTLPAALQRRPDGSELRIEVPLPGRNVAARIWRVNVGRVGLYLLDTNIPENARDEDRDLTDQLYGGDLEYRLRQEILLGIGGYRALEALGIRPTVYHMNEGHSAFLSLELTRNLIRDRSLSFAQARELASAALVFTTHTPVAAGHDYFPSALMERHFSSYAAELGISLEDFIALGRRDPARRDESFCMTVLALRMAASSNGVSRLHGEVSRGLWKDLWPDVPEREIPITHITNAVHFQSWISQEMNQLYERYLGPGWKTQPSAENVWDRIESISSESLWRTHELRRERLVAFARRQLRLQLERRGAPQAEIAAAQDALDPEILTIGFARRFATYKRGTLLLRDRRRLAAILNDPKRPVQVIFAGKAHPRDDEGKELIRQITALAREPEFRRRIVFVEDYDMSVARYLVQGVDVWLNTPLRPNEASGTSGMKAIANGVLNLSTLDGWWDEVCRSRTSNHPLVGWAIGKGESYADTEYQAQVEAEALYDILERDVVPTFYDRRADGVPHTWIRLMKSSIADLCPWFNTNRMVREYAERFYLPAHERFRRLEADGAARAIALAAALGRIRAAWPGLGADMIETSLPSEIAVGERIRFRARVRTGPLSTDDLRVELYAGRLNAHGEIEKPLVVEMQPAQEEAGATIYETTAVPDCGSGRHGYTARVLPRHPELRNAFIPGLILWANGAAGGTDRAQGPEGKTG
- a CDS encoding mechanosensitive ion channel family protein is translated as MAHLSVLLGIDARYVVYPLIAVIAAGILRFGLLRTLRRKAARTATTLDDHVIRYLESLVTPLLTVAVLYYVAHLIPVPSAAARYIHRGLGVAAILIAAVLTARLITVLLADIGARRESWSRFLQPLATLAKILLGLLVVALSIRTLGLNFSGEGARLVRIVGILVGAYILLRIIGLAALHLERLVEGTESGVLSEAQRRARTLGKIINSIGCVLVIGVSAMLILDQFGINIMPIITGAGIAGLAVGFGAQNLVRDVISGFFLILEDQIRVGDVARINGTGGAVEAIRLRTTILRDMDGTVHIFPNGEIKAVSNLTKEYAYYVVDLGIAYKENVDEVMEVLRGIGAELAEDPEYRPYILEPLEVLGVDDFGDSQVTLKLRIKTLPLKQWAVGRELRRRIKNGFDGRGIEIPFPHLSVYWGEASRPFEASVKKQEP
- a CDS encoding serine acetyltransferase, with protein sequence MSGRDGVPISEIARRLVEVSRRHEFLPNVPKECGARLPSRSSCLEIMQQLRSVLFPGFFHLAEFNPEALTLHVGAILDRVAIALEEQIRRGFCFVCPGGDDNPVECRARAAGITRRFLERVPEVMALLMEDVRAAYDGDPAAKSPGETIFCYPGVFAITNHRVAHELYDLEVPVIPRIIGENAHSVTGIDIHPGARVGRRFFIDHGTGVVIGETAVIGDRVRIYQGVTLGAKSFPLDEKGVPIKGVDRHPVIGDDVVIYAGATILGRITVGARSVIGGNVWLTESIPPESVLSQGRGPNSRPVRDKGRE